The genomic DNA CGGCACGTATGCGTATCACCGGTTCGAGTTTCGCAACGATGACGGGAACGAGGTTGACGATATCGACGTTGATCCGTCGCTGTTCGTCGGTTTCGAGGCGCGAATCAGTTTCTGAGTATCGGCGAGCGATCTGGTTTGCTGCTCATGGACGCCCGGGTGGACTGTTAGCGCATTGACTCGTGGTGCGATGCTCGGTGCTCTATCGCACACCCTCGGGCGTATCTCGCCACGAGAGGGGCTTGGGGCCGGTGCCGTAGGGGGGCGCATCCTCGAGCGTGATGGAGATGACACGGGGTGGATCTGCGGGTCTTCCCTCGGCGTTGACCGGAACAGCTGCGATCGCCCGGATGACCTCTGCGCCGGATACGGCCTCTGCGAACGAGGCGTACCTGCCATCGAGGTGCTTCGTGCCATCGCGGCTGAGGCAGATGAAGACCTGTGACCCCGCTGTGTTCGGCTCGGTAGCACGGGCCATCGACAGCACCCCGAGGTCGTGCGGGAGGATGCTTCGTTCAAGATCGATGGAGTATCCTGGGCCTCCGTTGCCCGACGCGGTGGGATCTCCAAACTGGATAACGAACGGAGTGCCATCCGCCCGAACGGGCACGATGCGGTGGATCTGTATGTCCGTGTAGAAGCCACCCCGGACGAGGTCGAGAAAGTTCTGAACAGTGTTCGGGGCTGCATCGGGTCGCATGGCGAACCTGATCTCGCCGAGTGTTGTCCGCACGATGGCGATCTGCTCGGCTTCGATGCGTAATCCTGTGAACGCGGATTCTTCGGCCGGGCCGAAGGTCACGACCCCGTTTCGCGCGTCGAATGAGGGCTTGCTGGTCCTTGGATCCATGAACCACGGCGCGTTGTTCGCCGGGTTGAGGAGCATCGCGGGTTTCGGCTCGACCAGTGGACGAAGGACCAAAGCGGGTCCGACCTTCTCAAGTCCGATGGTGAGCTGTGCGTAGAGAAGTCGGGGCGTCGGCGAGCGCCAGAGAATGGGAAAGTGTGCCGCGAGGTCGACCCGTCCAGGTTCGACCATTGAAGAGGCGACGACGGTCGCGCTGACGGGCTCAAGCAGAGTGATGGTCGGGGTGCCTTCCAGCCCGTCTGGTA from Phycisphaeraceae bacterium includes the following:
- a CDS encoding peptidylprolyl isomerase, which translates into the protein MDHPLKHVATLAASIIAGASLFGSSVAYAQLTPVRAYYGVDRSIPIEVRVPDGLEGTPTITLLEPVSATVVASSMVEPGRVDLAAHFPILWRSPTPRLLYAQLTIGLEKVGPALVLRPLVEPKPAMLLNPANNAPWFMDPRTSKPSFDARNGVVTFGPAEESAFTGLRIEAEQIAIVRTTLGEIRFAMRPDAAPNTVQNFLDLVRGGFYTDIQIHRIVPVRADGTPFVIQFGDPTASGNGGPGYSIDLERSILPHDLGVLSMARATEPNTAGSQVFICLSRDGTKHLDGRYASFAEAVSGAEVIRAIAAVPVNAEGRPADPPRVISITLEDAPPYGTGPKPLSWRDTPEGVR